The following DNA comes from Microbacterium wangchenii.
CAGCTGGTGGGACGGGGCCTCGCCGACTCCGCACGCGTCCTGCAGGACGCCGGGGTGAAGATGAGCGTCCCCGACATCATCGACGCGCTCACCGACAGCGTCATGGCGAGCCTCGCCGCCAACGGCGTGCCGTTCCGCCCGGGCGCACGCGAGCTGCTGGCGGATCTGCGGGCGCAGGGCGTGAAGACGGCACTGGTGACCATGTCGGTGCGCCGCATGGCCGACAGCGTGGTGGATCACATCGACTTCGACGCCTTCGACGTCGTGATCGCCGGTGACGAGGCGACCCGTCCCAAGCCGTATCCGGACGCCTACCTCCAGGCGTGCACGATGCTGGAGGTCGACCCGGCGGACACCGTGGCGATCGAGGACTCCCCG
Coding sequences within:
- a CDS encoding HAD family hydrolase, which produces MTSSLPAAVLWDMDGTLVDTEPYWMAAETPLVERFGGTWSHEQALQLVGRGLADSARVLQDAGVKMSVPDIIDALTDSVMASLAANGVPFRPGARELLADLRAQGVKTALVTMSVRRMADSVVDHIDFDAFDVVIAGDEATRPKPYPDAYLQACTMLEVDPADTVAIEDSPNGLRAAVASGAVSLGVPLLLSLTGVGAHELWPTLDGRTTDDLRALHAAHAPAGSRR